ttgtgaagattcctgacgacGACGAAATTCTGAGTCAAAGCATACCTTCAAAGCATACCTCCAAGCAAGCCCCACGGTCTGCTTACCAGTTCAAGCCAAGGGGCAATgctccaaaccggtacactctggaagattatgtcaaccgaggaaaaaatgttgtcattgaggaggatgaggcgccgccgcggagatcatctttgaggaggatgaggtaCGACGAGCCCttatcttcagaggaggaggagcaggaggagcagcagcaacaagagccacggcagcgggcgaagaggatggccgtccggaagcagcccgtgaGGACGACACGTCGAGGACGACACTAGGATGTGCTCCGTGTTGTTGTGAACTATATCTTGATAAGTATCGagttgtgaaccctatgtcatttcgaaccatgtctgtaatgctacttgttgtttgaatctacttgctacgatgtgagctatgaagtgttatatgtgtatgttctgaaattgctacttgttgtgtccaatgttgtactcaaaactgttggagtttggtatgatttttcaggtttttaacacaagtcaatgtgtggcgccctccaCAGTGGCGTCACACCGCATGCTGTGgcgccgtggcatcggcgccacacatgccagccTATATCAActattgggtcgaaaacatccaggggctccggacgataagtccttagccgttttggcaaggttctttgtgtggcgcccgcggcatcggcgccacacgtgctagtatggcgcccgtggcatcggcgccacacatagagcctcgcaaaacggctaagtcccagacgaattgTCTCACAATATGGtttgggcaattacaagtgcatgtgtggcgccgttgggaggagcgccacacatgctgccacgtcggatcggcagaccagctcagcgtcgagggcgccacgtcggctgggagagtggcgccggcaggaggggcgccacactggcatgtgtggcgccgatgagaggggcgccacacaaaagggttagattggtgaaatagttcgccggagggtcagtctgtgcttttctttcacttttgggttatttttgtgcaaatcgccggcCCTCCATTCTCCACCACGCCGCGCACGCCCCGGATCCCACGTGCAAACCCGCCTCCGCTGGCACCCCGGCCCACCCCGCCAGCGACCTCCCGCCCCAAGGCCCGCCGCCGCGCCCACGCTGCTCCTACGCGTCCTCATCCAGCcgagacggcgacggcgacgtgagCAAGCGCCAAGCTCTCCCGGCTCTCCCCTCCCCCGGTCGCGagctctcctctccctctcgtcGTCGTCCGCGCCTACAAAACTACTACTCCAGACGAGAGGAAGGGAAGcgtctctcctcctcctcctacccaAACCCCACCACACCCCCGTCGTTTTCCCAGGGCCTCCTGCCCCGGCGAGGCAGCCCAGGGCCCGTTGCGCCACTAGCGTGCGTGCTGGCGGTTCCACTTCGCTTTTAGCTTCCGCCTGGTGCTGCCGCCGCCGCGAGATTCCGGTGGTGGTGGGCGGGAACTGGCCCCAATGGACGAGGAGATCGCAAGCGCCGCCGCGCGCCAGGTAACTTGCTCCGTACTACCTTCTCCTCGGGCGCTCCGATTTCAACGAGTGATCTAGATGGTGGCTGTGTTTGGGTTTTACTTGATAGTACTCGGGCGAATTGCCTTCAGTTCGATTTCGATCTCGCGATTCCTTGCGGAGGCGGAAAATTACCAGACACGACATGTGCGGCGGCGCAGTTTTCCTCGTCGATTGCTTATAGTTTGACTCGTTAGGTCCAATTTTGCTCCCTTCTACAAAATTAAACTCATCCGTAGTGTCATgtgattgattttttttttaaacatCAGTATCATGTAACTGAATCTGGTCAACTGTTCCGGCTGTGCCTGCTCAATGTTCACGGCTGTCCATGAACCACCCATGATTCATCCTCCTCGCAGTTCTCTACTAGTACAGTTTTCACTCTCGAAATTCCAAACCACCAGAGGTCATAGTATTGGCAACTCTTGGTACAAGTACAACAAAAGCTGCTGTTTCAGCTGTTGGTTTATCCATTTTCGGCCAACGTCATTGCTTACCACTCCATTGGCCCTTTGTTTTGGGTACTGGTTTAGGCAGAGAGATGCTCATTGACTCAGCGACCAGTTCCCTGTAGTTGCTGTTCAGCCTTGCTCTTTGCTGATGGTCGTTGTTTCGCAGGGCCAGTGGAAACACCAGTACAAGGCTCTCTCCCTGCTAGCGTTCCAGAGCTTCGGCGTGGTGTACGGGGACCTCAGCACGTCGCCTCTCTATGTCTTCAAAAGCGCCATGTCTGGAAACCTGCACAATTACGAAGATGAGACCACCATCTTTGGGTTGCTTTCGTTGATATTTTGGACCTTGACACTCGTCCCATTGCTCAAGTACGTCATAATCGTCTTGGCTGCTGACGATAATGGCGAGGGTGAGTAATTTGCTTCTACTAGATTGTGGTACCGTTTTCCTAattgaactactccctccgtcccacgaaAAATGTCTTTGATTCAtcaaaaatttggatgtatctatataCTATTTAGTGCCTaggtacatctaaatttagataaattttcGACATGTTccatgggatggagggagtacaaatATTCTCCCAATGTTCTAATTTTGGTTAGTTCAGTTTTGAGCAAGTGTTAGCCTAGCTTAGATCACACATTAATTCTGCTAGGCCAAGAggaatatactccctccatctataAATAGATGTCTTTGATctgtcaaaatttagatgtatctatgcactaaatagtgtctacacacatccaaatttagacatcTATTTATAGATAGAGGTAGTAGAAAATATGAAGTTTAAAAATATGATTGTAAGCATACCAAGCAACTGATGTTTTACAGCAGAGTGGTGATTTGAGCTATCCAGTTGCTGTTTTTAGCTACATTTTTTACTAATAAGATTGTAAGCATGCCAAGCAACAGATATTATGGccatagatatttcttctttctcCAGTAGATGAACTTGTGTTCCTTCTCCTTTACAGCAGAGTGGTGATTTGAGCTATCTAGTTGCTGTTTTTCaggtagtactccctccgtcccaaaatataaggcgtctaaggatgggtcaaaagtcaaacattacaaactttgaccaaatatttaggaaaatatatttacatctacaatatcgaatggacatattaagaaaatatacttgaTGGAGAATCTATTGATGTTGGTTTAGTATtgtaaatgtttatatttttgtgtataaacttggtcaaatttaaaaaacgttgacttttgactaatccttaggtgccttatattttgggacggagggagtagatttTTTTACTGCACATGGTTTACTGCACATGGTTACTGAATAAAGTAAATGTGTTTTCCAGGTGGGACATTTGCTTTGTATTCACTACTCTGCAGACATGCAAAGTTGAGTCTGCTTCCAAACCAGCAAGCGGCAGATGAAGAGCTGTCAACATACTATCAGCCTGGGACTGATCGGGCTGCTGTTTCTTCTCCATTCAAAAGGTTTCTGGAGAAGCACAAGAAGCTGCGGACATGTTTGCTTCTCTTTGTTCTTTTTGGGGCATGTATGGTGATAGGTGATGGCGTCCTTACACCCACCATCTCTGGTATGTATGGCATGTCCTTGTTTTgctctctctttctttctttaaTTATGGAACACATGCGTTTGCTCCTGTCAATTGTCACATATCATGCTGTGCTTGTTGCAGTTTTGTCAGCCTTATCTGGATTACAAGACCCAGGAACAGGTGGATTAGGAAATGGTATGTGAAACATCTTCCTTATTTTCCCTCTACCGCATAATGGTTTTTTATGTACCACAAATAAGCTCTAATCATCGGATCATTACATATATATTTTATCTAGTCTTACTTCATAGCTTCACTTGGGGTAGCTGCAGTTTCATTTGTTGGGATCGAATTAAATAACAAGCATCTCCATACATCTCTTGATTAATCTCTTATATTTGGGTATTGTGTTGAGTACACTCAAATTCTATTTAGCAGCTTTCCTGTTTTCCAAGTGCCAGTTAAGCTATCTGTTATAATACACTTTTGGTTGTTCTTAATCTGCTAATATGCTGAAATCTTATCCACTTCAATGTTTAATATCTATCTGTCATGTGTGATTTTTAAAATGAGAGGAAAAACCTATCTAAGTTGTAGCTAAACTTACCTGCAAGCGAATCAAAATTTGAATGAATAAAAAACGTGATTCGTTTATGTGAATTTTTTAGAACTTAGGTGTCTGAACACATTGCAGGGAACATCTATTTTTCGAGACAATGCAAAGGGACTTTtcgtttctttttcattgaaggtATAAGTTTGTTACAATCCTCCTAAGAGACCACGGTTACATGATAGAGAACTAGTGTACATCCCAAGTCTGGCAGCACTACCCTAAGGCCCTATAACTTGAGGTCCACTCAGTTTGCAGTCACACATACATTGTGCTGTTTGCTAGTATTGTATTTCGACTTGATGTGACTGAAAAGTAGATAAATTTCAAGGCCCTCTGTTTGCATTATGAATTTATGATCCGGTCTTAAATCTCCATCAGCTCCTTTTATGACTTCACAACCTGGTATATCTTTTGAAGAGTACATGGTTTTTGTTCCCTTTCATTGGAAATATGCCATTGATTTCTTCCTTAAGAAACATATCTTGCATTACTGTAGTTTCTGTTAGCAATGGATTTCATCATATTGACTAACTTGCTGGTTTACAGGTTGGGTGGTATTTATTGCATGTGTAGTGCTTGTTGGCCTCTTTGCGCTACAACACCGAGGTACTCATAGGGTGGCATTCATGTTTGCCCCGATTGTTGTACTATGGCTCTTGAGCATTGGTATCATTGGTCTCTATAATATCATCCACTGGAATCCCAGAATATGTCTTGCTCTTTCCCCACATTATATTGTGAAGTTTTTTAAGACAACAGGAAAAGACGGTTGGATTGCTCTAGGAGGCGTACTTCTTGCTGTGACAGGTGAATTCAAGTAGATATGTTatctactccctcagatccataataagtgtcaggAATTTTGTACTAATCTAGTGTAAAGTTTGTACTAAGTCACCCACACTTATTTAAGTCACCCACACTTATTTTGGATCGGAGGAAGTAGCTAAGATTATTTGTTCTATTTTAAATAAGGAGTTTGTGTTAAGAATTTGTGAGCACATGCAGGCACTGAAGCTATGTTTGCTGATCTTGGCCACTTCACTGCTGCATCTATCAGGGTATGCAGAACTTCATATATGAGTTCTGACCTATGTTATTAAGGCTAGACTGATAGAAGAAATTCATGCTTACTGACTCCAATTCTTCACCTTGTTTTTTAGTTGGCTTTTGTTGGTGTCATATATCCGTGTCTTGTTCTGCAATACATGGGGCAAGCTGCATATCTTTCCAAAAACATGTCAGATGTACATGAAAGTTTTTACCTATCAATTCCACGTAAGTTTAAGAAGACCAAAGTATGCTTGAGAATTCTTGCTTAACTTATTGCTGAAAATAATATTAAATCATATCACATCATATTTCCAGGTACTGTGTTTTGGCCCATGTTTGTCCTGGCATCACTTGCTGCAATTGTGGGAAGCCAAGCAATTATATCTGCAACCTTCTCTATTGTTAAGCAGTGCCTTTCTTTGGGATGCTTTCCCCGAGTGAAGGTTGTGCATACATCAAGGTGGATCTATGGCCAGATTTACATACCTGAGATAAATTGGATTCTGATGGTCCTTTGTTTAGCTGTGACAATTGGCTTCCGTGATGTAACTGTTATAGGAAATGCTTATGGTAAGTCTGGCCACTTCAGCAATACAAAACTATGCCCTCCCGTGGAACACTTGAGTTATCTATTTGAACCAGATGGTTCCTCATGTATTTCATTTCTTTCAGAACCTGCAATTTCATCCTGTTGATAATTAATTGCTATCATGCACATTCAAAGTTACTGTTTTTGGTTCAACCAAAATGGCAGCTATGAATTAATAATTGGGTGACATAAAAAACGAATTTAAAATTTTCGAAATTATGTATGATACATATGTCCTGGATGTTGGCAAATTCTGTCAACCAGCTGCAAATTTTCTTCGATAGGCTGTAAATGTGATGCTCATATTTTAGGTGAATAGTCTTTCTTAGGTAGGCTGTAAGTTGATGTTATTTTCCGAGGTGTATAGTCAGTTGGTCACTAGCATCTTTCCTTATTTATCTGTGATACTGTTGATTATCTGACTTTTTTCATGAGTTATTTATGCATTATATGCCAGGACTAACTTTTGCTCCCTTCCTCTGCATGATCTTAGGTCTTGCGTGCATCACGGTGATGTTTATTACGACATGGCTGATGGCATTGATCATCATTTTTGTGTGGCAAAAGAATATCCTGCTTGCCTTGTTGTTCCTCCTATTCTTCGGGTCAATCGAGGGCGCATATCTGTCATCATCATTCATAAAGGTTCCACAGGGAGGATGGACTTCGATTGCATTTGCTTTTgtgttcatgttcatcatgtaCGTGTGGCACTACTCTGCCCGGGCATAAAAAACCGAAACCGAAGACCGAAGCCGAAATAACCGAGACCGAAACCGAAATACATGCTAAATCGGTCTTCGGTCATCACTTCGGTCTTAGTAACCAGGTGACCGAAATAATCTGGTACCGTTCGGTTGTTGACAGCGAGGAACCGAAGCGACCGAAGCGACCGATAGTTTCAGGCCCAGCCCATCTAGAATTTTGCTAGCTCCACCCTCCACGCCAGCCCAACTTCTCACTCTGGCTTCCTTCCCCATTCGGCCACTCGTTCTCCACTCCTCTCGACCCTCGACAGCAGGACGCCGGACctgccctaggccgcgccgccgcctcatCCTCAACCCCAGCCGCCTGGAACTGCGAACGCCGCCGCCACGCCACCTTGCCGCCACCGTCCGGTAGTCCGGCCGACCGGCCAGCACTCCAGCAGCATCTCCTTCCTCGCCCCATCTCCAACTCCGCGACCGGCCGGCACCACGTGACCTCTGGGATCCGGCGACGCGGAGAGCGACACGGTAAGAAAGAACATCTCCATGTGTCTAATATTCTTTAATCTTCTCTGTGAGACAGCTCTGCATCTTCTAGTGCTAGTGTCTAGTATTTGCAGATCTCTGTATTCTATTTCTATTGCTTGGTCTCCAACACGTCCATAAAACATTAGATCCTGGTATTATCATTTGTGGCTTTATCTCCGTATGTCAGTACTGCCCACTATACTAGCTGTTGTAAAATATACTGCTACTGTTAGACTGATGTATTTAGACTGCTGTAAAATATAGTGTGAGACTGGTCTGCATCTACTACTACAAAATATAGTTACAGATTTTTGAAGCATTGGTGTCTGTTTGGACTAATATTTCTGTTTAATTCTACTGTTAGTTATGCATTCTTTTACTGATATGTACTTTTCATGTTTCTGTTTGTAGATGGCATCCGAATCCGAGGATGAGCTGAGCCAGTATGTTCATGAGGATGAGTATGAAACCATGAGATTGAGACTTGCTATTTGATTTCCGGATGACTGTGAGCTACTGCCATATTCTGTTGCTCTACCGTAACATGTGGTGCAGTTGTGCTACACTACTGCTAGTTTTCCCACCTGTGTGCTCCAGTTTTTATATACGTGTGCTTCCATGTTGTGCTTGTTTTTTCGTGTGCTCTACATTGTGAAGTAAAATGCGTAAAATATGTGTTGTGCTTCCATTTCTTATATACATCTGTCGCACTTTTTAATTTGGTCTATATGGTCATGACCGAAGACCGGACCGAAAAGACCGAAGACCGAATACAGAAAGACCGAAAAGACCGAAGGTATTTTGGGTAGCATTTCTGGATGACCGAAATTTGTTAAGACCGAAAAGACCGGACCGAGCAAACCGAACAGACCGAACGCCCGGGCAGAGGCACTACGGCACGAGGCGGAAGTACCTGTTTGATCTTCAAAACAAGGTTTCGATGAAATGGATCCTTACACTTGGCCCAAGCCTCGGAATCATGCGCGTGCCTGGGATTGGCCTCATATACACAGAGCTGGTGACCGGAGTGCCTGCCATCTTCTCACATTTCGTCACCAACCTGCCTGCGTTTCACCAGGTTTTGGTCTTTGTCTGTGTGAAGTCAGTGCCGGTGCCTTATGTTGCAGCTGAAGAGCGATACCTCATCGGGCGCATTGGCCCTAGGCAGTACCGGATGTACCGGTGCATTGTGAGGTATGGTTACAAAGATGTGCAGAAGGACGATGAGAACTTTGAGAACCACCTGGTGATGAGCATCGCCAAGTTCATCCAGATGGAAGCGGAGGAATCAGCCTCTTCAGGAAGCTATGAGTCATCGAACGAAGGAAGAATGGCGGTCATACACACCACTGACGCAGCTGGAACGGGGCTGATCATGAGAGATTCCAACGACAGTGCAGCAGGCACCTCCTTGACCAGGAGCAGCAAGTCAGAGACCCTCCAGAGCCTGCAGTCTATCTACGAGCAGGAGTCAGGCGGCATCAGCCGCCGCAGGGTTCGCTTCCAGATCGAGCAGGAGGAGCAGATCAACCCACAGGTGAGGGACGAGCTATCAGACCTCCTGGAGGCCAAGGAGGCTGGCGTGGCCTACATCATCGGCCACTCCTACGTCAAGGCGAGGAAGAACTCCAACTTGTTCAAGTCTTTTGCCATCAACTACGCCTACTCTTTCCTCAGGAAGAACTGCAGGGGGCCGTCGGTGACGCTGCACATACCCCACATCAGCCTCATCGAGGTCGGCATGATCTACTATGTCTAGGGAGGAACTGCAGAGTTTTGCAGCAGATGCGAGTAAGCGTGTGGTTCTGGTCCATGCGCTGAAACACATTAGTGTAATTTATTTTTGTCTGTTCTTTTTGGATGTCTGCTAGTGTCGCCGAGTTATCAGGCGATGTAAAGATGGTGGCCGGCCGAACAAGCTAGCTGCCACCGTTCTGAATTCCGGGGCTTGGGTGAACATGTAAATACATTACCTTCAGACTTCAGTTCATGATAGGCATCACTGCAATCTACAATCGGAGTTTGAACATTCTTTGCTTGGGTCAATAAGTTCATTGTCACCTTATGAGGATTGAGCATGGGAAAATTTGCTATAGGACACAGAGTCCGATTGTGTGGCAATGTTTTTGTTTGCCCTGTAGCAAATTTTCTATGAGCAAATATCAGCTGGAGATGAACATTGGATAGTGTATACAGCGTACACCCTGTGATCTTTCTTACGAGCACTGGAATGCAGCTGAAACTGTAAACATAAGGCCCTTGGCCCGACTTTATATATAAAGCTCTCATGACAACGAATAAGTCATAAACTAGTAACGTCTGAGACCGATCACACCCACACCAACTAAGATAGAAATCCATACATAAGCCCCACAGACAACCTTCAGCAGGAATATAAAAAGGAAAAGCATCTAAGTCGAGGCCTCTTGTCCCGCTTTGGTTCTCGTCCTCGCATGAAGTCGCCTAAGCTCTCTTAGCGTCCCGTCCAGAAGACCCCTCCAGTTGCATGT
This region of Lolium perenne isolate Kyuss_39 chromosome 2, Kyuss_2.0, whole genome shotgun sequence genomic DNA includes:
- the LOC127331646 gene encoding potassium transporter 7, whose translation is MDEEIASAAARQGQWKHQYKALSLLAFQSFGVVYGDLSTSPLYVFKSAMSGNLHNYEDETTIFGLLSLIFWTLTLVPLLKYVIIVLAADDNGEGGTFALYSLLCRHAKLSLLPNQQAADEELSTYYQPGTDRAAVSSPFKRFLEKHKKLRTCLLLFVLFGACMVIGDGVLTPTISVLSALSGLQDPGTGGLGNGWVVFIACVVLVGLFALQHRGTHRVAFMFAPIVVLWLLSIGIIGLYNIIHWNPRICLALSPHYIVKFFKTTGKDGWIALGGVLLAVTGTEAMFADLGHFTAASIRLAFVGVIYPCLVLQYMGQAAYLSKNMSDVHESFYLSIPRTVFWPMFVLASLAAIVGSQAIISATFSIVKQCLSLGCFPRVKVVHTSRWIYGQIYIPEINWILMVLCLAVTIGFRDVTVIGNAYGLACITVMFITTWLMALIIIFVWQKNILLALLFLLFFGSIEGAYLSSSFIKVPQGGWTSIAFAFVFMFIMYVWHYGTRRKYLFDLQNKVSMKWILTLGPSLGIMRVPGIGLIYTELVTGVPAIFSHFVTNLPAFHQVLVFVCVKSVPVPYVAAEERYLIGRIGPRQYRMYRCIVRYGYKDVQKDDENFENHLVMSIAKFIQMEAEESASSGSYESSNEGRMAVIHTTDAAGTGLIMRDSNDSAAGTSLTRSSKSETLQSLQSIYEQESGGISRRRVRFQIEQEEQINPQVRDELSDLLEAKEAGVAYIIGHSYVKARKNSNLFKSFAINYAYSFLRKNCRGPSVTLHIPHISLIEVGMIYYV